Proteins encoded within one genomic window of Dyadobacter chenhuakuii:
- a CDS encoding MBL fold metallo-hydrolase encodes MKIEQIYTGCLAQGAYFIVSNGEAAVIDPLREVEPYIQKANKIGAKIKYVFETHFHADFVSGHLDLAEKTGAEIVYGPNANPAFKAHIAADNEEFKLGDITIKALHTPGHTLESTSYLLFDENQKPTALFSGDTLFIGDVGRPDLVQKGDLNMDDLAGMLFESLRTKIMTLPDDIIVYPAHGAGSACGKNMSKETSDTLGNQKRFNYALRADMTKEEFVAEVTAGLPEPPKYFPENVKMNRDGYESIDDVLERGDQALSAEAFEAKANNTGALILDTRKPEDFSKGFIPNSINIGIQGGFAPWVGALIPDLKQILLIVTEPGMEEEVVTRLARVGYDHTIGFLNGGFETWVQAGKEVDSVENVSADAFQKVYHDESPEVIDVRKPAEFEAGHIDGAKNLPLDYINDLMAEFPKNNTLYIHCAGGYRSMIAASILKSRGIDHVINIEGGFGAVEKTNVPVLQGV; translated from the coding sequence ATGAAAATAGAACAGATATATACCGGATGCCTGGCTCAGGGCGCTTATTTTATTGTTTCAAACGGCGAAGCGGCGGTTATTGACCCTTTGCGCGAAGTGGAGCCTTACATTCAAAAGGCCAATAAAATCGGTGCGAAAATCAAGTATGTATTTGAGACGCATTTTCATGCCGATTTCGTTTCGGGACATCTGGATTTGGCTGAAAAGACGGGAGCGGAAATCGTTTACGGACCGAATGCAAATCCTGCATTTAAGGCACACATCGCCGCTGATAATGAAGAGTTTAAATTAGGTGACATTACTATCAAGGCATTGCATACGCCGGGTCACACGCTGGAATCGACGAGTTATCTGCTGTTCGATGAAAATCAAAAGCCAACTGCGCTTTTTAGTGGCGATACATTGTTTATCGGCGATGTCGGACGTCCGGATCTTGTACAAAAAGGTGACCTGAATATGGACGACCTTGCAGGAATGCTGTTTGAAAGTCTGCGAACGAAGATCATGACATTGCCTGATGATATCATCGTTTATCCCGCACATGGAGCAGGTTCCGCTTGTGGAAAGAATATGAGCAAGGAAACTTCCGACACGTTAGGCAACCAAAAGCGGTTCAATTATGCATTAAGGGCGGACATGACCAAAGAGGAGTTCGTCGCAGAAGTGACCGCAGGTTTGCCCGAACCTCCGAAGTATTTCCCTGAGAATGTAAAAATGAACCGGGACGGCTACGAAAGCATTGACGACGTGCTCGAACGCGGCGATCAGGCATTATCTGCGGAAGCGTTTGAAGCTAAGGCTAATAACACGGGTGCGCTCATTCTGGATACGCGGAAGCCGGAGGATTTCTCCAAAGGATTTATTCCAAATTCTATCAACATTGGTATTCAGGGCGGTTTTGCTCCGTGGGTAGGCGCATTAATTCCGGATTTGAAGCAAATTCTATTGATCGTAACGGAGCCGGGAATGGAAGAGGAAGTGGTAACACGCCTGGCAAGAGTTGGTTATGATCATACCATCGGTTTTTTAAATGGTGGTTTTGAGACCTGGGTCCAGGCTGGAAAAGAGGTTGATTCTGTTGAAAATGTTTCTGCTGATGCTTTCCAAAAGGTTTATCATGATGAAAGTCCCGAAGTGATCGATGTGCGAAAGCCAGCTGAATTCGAAGCCGGGCACATAGACGGGGCCAAAAATCTGCCGTTAGACTACATTAACGACCTCATGGCCGAATTTCCCAAAAACAACACGCTTTACATACATTGCGCAGGAGGTTACCGCTCCATGATAGCCGCCTCCATCCTAAAATCACGCGGCATCGATCACGTCATCAACATCGAAGGAGGCTTCGGCGCAGTAGAAAAGACAAACGTGCCGGTTTTGCAAGGGGTTTAA
- a CDS encoding heavy-metal-associated domain-containing protein, which translates to MMETLKFKTNIKCGACVATVTPFLNEDNAVENWNVDLQSPERILKVETSKSPQEIAELMKKAGYNAEEIA; encoded by the coding sequence ATGATGGAGACGCTGAAATTTAAGACTAATATAAAATGCGGGGCTTGCGTGGCGACGGTTACGCCTTTTTTGAATGAGGATAACGCGGTTGAAAACTGGAATGTGGATTTACAAAGTCCCGAGCGGATTTTGAAGGTTGAAACCAGCAAATCTCCCCAGGAAATCGCCGAACTCATGAAAAAGGCGGGTTATAATGCAGAAGAAATAGCCTGA
- a CDS encoding helix-turn-helix transcriptional regulator, translated as MKLHIKNMVCDRCKRVVREDLENLGIALQSVELGEVETATDIDNQLLTKVKSTLEASGFELLDDRRLAIVEHIKTLIIEEVQYLKGHKPEQQNFSDYLSEKIGYEYSYLSNLFSSETGQTIEQYIIAQKTEKVKEWLSYNELTLSEMAWRLSYSSPAHLSNQFKKVTGMTPGAFKKSTLGRITLDKVGH; from the coding sequence ATGAAACTGCATATAAAAAACATGGTTTGTGATCGTTGCAAACGGGTAGTCCGGGAAGATCTGGAAAATCTGGGCATTGCATTGCAATCCGTTGAGCTGGGCGAAGTTGAAACCGCCACGGACATTGATAATCAACTGCTTACTAAGGTAAAATCCACATTAGAAGCGAGCGGATTTGAATTACTCGACGACCGCAGGCTGGCCATTGTGGAGCACATTAAGACCCTGATCATTGAGGAAGTGCAGTATTTAAAAGGCCATAAACCTGAGCAGCAGAACTTTTCGGATTATTTGTCTGAAAAAATCGGTTATGAATATTCTTATCTGAGCAACCTTTTTTCCTCCGAAACCGGGCAGACCATTGAACAATACATTATCGCCCAGAAAACGGAAAAAGTGAAAGAATGGCTTTCTTATAATGAGCTGACATTGAGCGAAATGGCGTGGCGACTGTCATATAGCAGCCCGGCGCATTTAAGTAATCAGTTCAAAAAGGTGACCGGGATGACGCCCGGAGCGTTCAAGAAAAGCACTTTGGGGAGAATCACGCTGGACAAAGTAGGACATTAG
- a CDS encoding HYC_CC_PP family protein, which produces MKSNLHRSITVFMAFLVLMSSTGFAFIEHQCLVRGKSVQVVKELNTDSSVSMAGSSCCAKSKKLKEAKGIFFKKTDCCKESQKFEKLQVTTSTTHELAKLLKSWNGEPLFLVQTGFLSIIEQETGDNAPPIPDISFSSRLHGKSMRYAIQSLLI; this is translated from the coding sequence ATGAAAAGCAACTTACACCGATCGATCACTGTTTTCATGGCCTTCCTGGTCCTGATGAGCAGTACGGGATTTGCCTTTATCGAGCATCAGTGCTTGGTCCGGGGCAAGTCGGTGCAGGTTGTGAAGGAGCTCAACACGGATTCTTCCGTGAGTATGGCCGGCTCTTCCTGCTGCGCCAAAAGCAAAAAATTAAAAGAAGCAAAAGGAATATTTTTCAAAAAAACCGATTGCTGTAAGGAAAGCCAGAAGTTCGAAAAGCTGCAAGTCACCACTTCCACAACTCACGAGCTGGCGAAATTGCTGAAATCCTGGAACGGAGAGCCGTTATTTCTAGTACAAACCGGCTTTTTATCCATCATTGAACAGGAAACAGGCGACAATGCGCCACCCATTCCTGATATATCCTTCTCCTCCCGGTTGCATGGGAAAAGTATGCGCTATGCAATCCAGTCCCTGCTGATTTGA
- a CDS encoding class I SAM-dependent methyltransferase, translating to MAWYHNYFKGLPQRAWKLHQDEEYTDYEVDFLRDVLEITKGSKVLDMLAGYGRHAVPLAEEGCAMTCVDISSEYCDELKAVAKKQKLPLTVICDDVLQCDIEANAFDAAYCIGNSFSFFPRAEMQQFISKMANAVISGGHIAIHTENLAESILPNFQTRNWMPVKEDIIYLAENDYRPEEGYIAAEQTFISGSEKITHTVRQHIFTLSEIIYMFETAGLQVVGTFGNLEADPFTLGDEQLYLVARKL from the coding sequence GTGGCTTGGTATCACAATTATTTCAAAGGACTTCCGCAACGCGCCTGGAAACTGCATCAGGATGAAGAATACACCGATTATGAAGTCGATTTTTTGCGGGATGTGCTTGAAATAACGAAAGGAAGCAAGGTTCTGGACATGCTAGCGGGTTACGGACGTCATGCTGTTCCCTTGGCTGAGGAAGGTTGCGCAATGACGTGCGTTGACATTTCCAGTGAATATTGCGATGAATTGAAGGCCGTGGCCAAAAAGCAAAAACTGCCTTTGACGGTTATTTGTGACGATGTGCTGCAATGTGATATTGAGGCAAATGCATTTGATGCAGCTTATTGCATTGGAAATAGTTTCAGTTTCTTCCCAAGGGCTGAAATGCAGCAATTTATTTCGAAAATGGCAAATGCTGTCATATCCGGCGGCCACATTGCCATTCACACCGAAAATCTCGCAGAAAGCATTCTGCCCAACTTCCAGACGCGTAACTGGATGCCCGTGAAAGAAGACATTATCTATCTGGCCGAAAACGATTACCGGCCCGAAGAAGGTTACATCGCCGCCGAGCAAACATTTATCTCCGGTTCCGAAAAAATAACGCACACAGTCCGTCAACACATTTTCACCCTGTCAGAAATCATCTACATGTTCGAAACCGCCGGTTTACAAGTCGTAGGAACATTCGGAAACCTGGAAGCCGATCCATTCACATTAGGCGACGAACAGCTCTATCTGGTTGCCAGGAAGCTTTGA
- a CDS encoding MATE family efflux transporter, translated as MKKWFQLLRKAIRGSEESFTEGSINRAIFLLSVPMILEMVMESLFAVVDIFFVSKVSTEAVAVVGLTESVITLVYSVAIGLSTAATATIARRVGEGNTNGARHAVGQVIVISLAISAVTATVGTWFAGDILRIMGADAKVIELGTDFARIQFLSSPVVILLYSLSGALRGAGAAATAMRSLIVANCFNMILGPVLIFGLGPFPELGVTGAALATALGRSIGVGYQLFSLTKAQKSLGLLWADLRPDPKTIATIVKVATGGTVQFLIGSASWIFLTRILSEFGSDVVAGYTIAIRVIMFTLLPAWGLSNAAATLVGQNLGAGKPDRAEKSVWKCASYNFIFLLGLAVLMFIGAEQLIGLFSPNPQVIATGKMALRVLCLGYAAYAYGMVVIQSLNGAGDTKTPTVLNLICFWAIEIPVAYVLAVMMNFGPIGVFASVPFAESILALLGIWRFRLGKWKLVKV; from the coding sequence ATGAAAAAGTGGTTTCAACTGCTTCGTAAGGCTATTCGTGGCTCCGAAGAAAGTTTTACCGAAGGAAGCATCAACCGTGCTATATTTCTACTATCCGTCCCAATGATCCTTGAAATGGTCATGGAGTCGCTTTTCGCCGTTGTTGACATTTTTTTCGTTTCAAAAGTGAGTACAGAAGCCGTGGCGGTTGTCGGGCTTACTGAATCTGTGATTACGCTGGTTTATTCTGTGGCCATTGGTTTGAGTACGGCTGCAACGGCCACCATTGCACGTCGCGTTGGGGAAGGCAATACAAATGGCGCCAGGCATGCGGTGGGGCAGGTTATTGTGATCTCTTTGGCTATTTCGGCAGTTACTGCGACGGTCGGAACATGGTTTGCGGGCGATATTCTGCGGATCATGGGTGCCGATGCAAAGGTGATCGAGCTCGGGACAGATTTTGCAAGAATTCAGTTTCTGAGCAGCCCTGTCGTCATTTTGCTTTATTCTCTGAGCGGAGCATTGCGTGGCGCCGGTGCCGCAGCAACCGCCATGCGGTCACTGATCGTTGCCAATTGCTTTAACATGATTCTGGGGCCGGTGCTGATATTCGGACTTGGGCCATTTCCTGAACTCGGCGTAACAGGCGCGGCCCTCGCCACGGCATTAGGACGGTCGATAGGCGTTGGTTATCAGTTATTTTCGTTAACAAAAGCACAAAAATCGCTCGGCTTGCTATGGGCCGATCTGCGTCCTGATCCCAAGACCATCGCGACGATTGTAAAAGTGGCAACGGGCGGCACCGTCCAGTTTCTGATCGGTTCCGCAAGCTGGATTTTCCTGACGCGTATCTTGTCCGAATTCGGCAGTGACGTGGTGGCCGGTTACACCATTGCCATTCGCGTCATTATGTTCACATTATTGCCTGCCTGGGGGCTTTCTAACGCTGCTGCGACGCTTGTGGGGCAGAATTTGGGGGCCGGGAAGCCGGATAGGGCGGAGAAATCGGTCTGGAAGTGTGCGTCTTATAACTTTATTTTCCTGCTGGGCCTGGCCGTTTTAATGTTCATTGGCGCGGAGCAACTTATTGGTTTGTTCAGTCCTAATCCACAGGTTATTGCCACAGGCAAAATGGCATTGCGCGTGTTATGCCTGGGTTATGCTGCCTATGCTTATGGAATGGTCGTCATTCAGTCGCTGAATGGGGCAGGGGATACGAAAACACCGACTGTCCTGAACCTGATCTGTTTTTGGGCGATTGAAATTCCGGTTGCGTATGTGCTTGCCGTTATGATGAATTTCGGTCCGATCGGCGTTTTTGCCTCGGTTCCATTTGCGGAATCCATTCTGGCATTGCTGGGGATCTGGCGGTTCAGGCTGGGTAAATGGAAGTTGGTTAAAGTCTGA
- a CDS encoding type II toxin-antitoxin system VapC family toxin, with protein sequence MEQYLIDTNAVSHYLSAMLTQPGIDFMDDVINATPNLSVISQIELLSWKTLKSSQISDFINDSLIFNITPEVVAICVSIRKSRKIKTPDAIIAATAIANNLTLVTDNEKDFEHITKLKVINPKKL encoded by the coding sequence ATGGAGCAATATTTAATTGATACGAACGCAGTCTCACACTATTTATCAGCGATGCTGACGCAACCGGGCATCGATTTCATGGATGACGTCATCAATGCGACTCCCAACTTGTCGGTAATAAGTCAAATCGAACTCCTTTCTTGGAAAACATTGAAAAGCAGTCAGATTAGTGATTTTATAAATGACAGTTTAATTTTCAACATTACTCCCGAAGTTGTAGCAATCTGCGTAAGTATTCGCAAAAGCAGGAAAATCAAAACTCCTGATGCAATTATTGCAGCGACTGCAATTGCCAATAACCTAACACTCGTTACCGATAACGAGAAGGACTTTGAGCATATAACAAAGTTGAAAGTAATTAATCCGAAAAAGCTTTAA
- a CDS encoding tRNA-binding protein, with protein MDTITWQDFENVDLRAGTIIQVDDFPKARKPAFKLKIDLGPEIGIKNSSAQITKRYTKEQLLGKQVLCVTNFPVKQIADFKSEVLTTGFILPDGEVILSSPDFDVPNGTRLA; from the coding sequence ATGGACACGATCACCTGGCAGGATTTTGAAAATGTAGACCTCAGGGCAGGAACCATTATTCAGGTTGATGATTTCCCAAAAGCACGGAAACCAGCATTCAAACTCAAAATCGACCTTGGTCCGGAGATCGGGATCAAAAACAGTTCGGCCCAGATCACCAAACGTTACACCAAAGAGCAGCTTCTCGGCAAGCAGGTTTTGTGCGTCACAAACTTTCCCGTCAAACAAATAGCAGACTTCAAATCCGAAGTCCTGACCACCGGCTTCATCCTCCCCGACGGCGAAGTAATCCTATCCAGCCCCGACTTCGATGTCCCGAATGGTACAAGGCTGGCATAA
- a CDS encoding lactonase family protein: MKKLFTVFALLLAGLVSISFQDKTVAFYIGTADKGANSSVSLCELNMSTGQVTVIDTFNNCVGPGYVAISPNKKNLYAVGGDKIVAFAIGGDKKLTYLNSESSAGAGPCHVSVHPSGKAAYVSNYGGGSFSAYDLQPDGKVSAAVLKEQYSGTGPNEKRQDKAHAHFATASPDGKYVYVTDLGSDKIMNYVADSKGALKPNAAQPFFSGKPGAGPRHLIIHPSGKSLFLLNELEATLTSCTIDKNGVIKALNTYPTIPADYAGPTNTSSAIHLHPNGKFVYVSNRGHNSISAFKIGANGALEMVDQQTKSIAIPRDFNIDPSGKFMIVANQSTDNLVIYDVDAATGKFSFRQESIGVKAPICVAFL; this comes from the coding sequence ATGAAAAAGCTATTCACAGTCTTTGCCTTGTTGCTGGCCGGTTTGGTAAGCATTTCATTCCAGGATAAAACGGTGGCATTCTATATCGGAACTGCGGACAAAGGTGCGAATTCTTCTGTTTCCCTTTGCGAGTTGAACATGTCTACGGGACAGGTTACCGTGATCGATACATTCAATAATTGCGTCGGTCCCGGCTATGTGGCGATTTCACCTAATAAGAAAAATCTGTATGCCGTGGGGGGCGATAAAATTGTGGCTTTTGCAATCGGAGGAGATAAAAAACTGACTTACCTGAACAGCGAATCATCGGCTGGTGCTGGTCCTTGCCACGTTTCTGTGCATCCTTCCGGTAAGGCCGCATATGTATCCAATTATGGAGGTGGAAGCTTTTCCGCTTATGATTTGCAGCCTGATGGCAAGGTTTCGGCGGCAGTTCTTAAAGAACAATATTCAGGAACAGGCCCGAACGAAAAGCGCCAGGATAAAGCACACGCGCATTTTGCAACCGCGTCGCCGGATGGGAAATATGTGTATGTAACGGACCTGGGATCAGACAAAATCATGAATTACGTGGCGGATAGCAAAGGAGCGTTAAAACCTAATGCGGCGCAGCCATTTTTCTCAGGCAAGCCAGGCGCAGGACCGCGGCATTTGATCATTCATCCTTCGGGAAAATCACTTTTCCTGCTGAATGAGCTGGAAGCAACGCTCACTTCGTGCACCATTGATAAAAATGGGGTGATTAAAGCGCTAAACACCTATCCGACGATCCCGGCAGATTATGCAGGGCCTACCAACACCAGCTCGGCGATTCATTTGCATCCCAACGGCAAGTTTGTCTATGTGTCCAATCGTGGGCACAACTCCATCAGCGCATTTAAAATCGGTGCTAACGGTGCGTTGGAAATGGTGGATCAGCAGACGAAGTCAATCGCTATTCCGCGCGATTTTAACATTGATCCTAGCGGAAAGTTTATGATCGTTGCTAATCAATCTACTGATAATCTGGTAATTTACGATGTCGATGCTGCTACCGGGAAATTCAGCTTCCGGCAGGAGAGCATTGGCGTGAAGGCGCCAATTTGCGTGGCTTTCTTATAA
- a CDS encoding heavy metal-binding domain-containing protein yields MKNILFASLLFLFAACGANNEQTGKAETESMATAEKKYACPMQCEGEKTYAEAGKCPVCKMDLQEVAMAETDSTEHNH; encoded by the coding sequence ATGAAAAATATCCTTTTTGCCTCGCTATTATTCCTTTTTGCCGCTTGCGGAGCAAACAACGAACAGACCGGGAAAGCGGAAACTGAGTCAATGGCCACAGCTGAGAAAAAATACGCATGCCCTATGCAATGCGAGGGAGAAAAAACCTACGCGGAAGCTGGAAAATGTCCGGTTTGCAAAATGGATTTACAAGAAGTAGCGATGGCAGAAACAGATTCTACTGAACACAATCATTGA
- a CDS encoding heavy-metal-associated domain-containing protein, with product MKTTILSLLIALFANITLAQADGDKQIKIKTSAICEMCKERIERNLGLSKGVKESNLDLKDKVVTVKYNPNKTTPEAIKATIINTGYDADTQVANQKAHDKLPSCCRKTAAAH from the coding sequence ATGAAAACTACCATTCTATCCTTATTAATAGCACTTTTTGCCAATATAACATTGGCTCAGGCCGACGGCGATAAGCAGATCAAGATCAAGACTTCTGCGATTTGTGAAATGTGTAAAGAACGCATCGAGCGCAATCTGGGGCTTTCCAAAGGAGTAAAAGAGTCCAATCTGGACCTGAAAGACAAAGTGGTTACGGTGAAATACAACCCGAATAAAACCACCCCGGAAGCCATTAAAGCGACCATTATCAACACGGGTTATGACGCCGATACGCAGGTTGCAAACCAAAAAGCACACGATAAACTGCCAAGCTGCTGCCGAAAAACGGCTGCTGCACACTAA
- a CDS encoding TonB-dependent receptor, whose amino-acid sequence MLKYLTGGFFFLLSSALFAQRITGSVNEQVPGSKALKPITGANVYWSGTTQATATDTIGHFNIPRSAQSNLLVISFVGFRNDTVKIGAENDLQVVLQNDQTLNEVVVRGNTSTIDRLSPHQTEIITTRALAKAACCNLSESFETNASVSVSYADAVTGSKQIQMLGLNGTYIQTNIENIPSIRGLASTFGLNFVPGTWIQSIDVGKGAGSVVNGYESMTGQINVEMQKPDSREKLYLNTYINNFGRAEVNLNLATQLNEKWSTGLLTHASTLRNRVDNNKDGFLDMPLYTQYNVVNRWKYQSERVMAQFGVKALLEDRLGGENGFEKEMKGSGNVYGFGAKVNRYEFFSKIARLFPDKPYKGLGFIMNASLHDSKSFFGMNNYDGTQKTLYGNLIYQSIIGNTNHSYKTGLSYLLDNYNELYKDIRLARNESVPGAFFEYTYNNLDKFVLVAGGRVDFHNLYGTQWTPRMHLKYNLTDQTTLRASAGKGFRVANPLAEYYGNLVSSRTVQFRESIRPEVSWNYGASVTQEFKMGNMSGNFIMDFYRTNFENQLVADMEDPRYIRFYNLEGDAYANSFQAEANLTPIKRLEFKLAYRLFDVKQTIRNVYDENVLLPRMMVSRDRVLFNAGYALPYDKWKFDATMQWNGKRRIPYMGHVDEHHVPDNLTSTMSPSFYNFNAQVTRTFPKWDIYLGGENLANFRQKNPIMGANDPFGQNFDAGMAWGPVVGRMIYAGIRYKIVR is encoded by the coding sequence ATGCTTAAATATCTGACGGGAGGATTCTTCTTTCTTCTTTCTTCCGCGCTATTCGCGCAACGTATAACCGGCTCAGTCAATGAGCAGGTGCCCGGTAGCAAAGCGCTCAAACCTATTACCGGAGCGAATGTTTACTGGTCCGGAACAACCCAGGCCACGGCTACGGACACCATTGGCCATTTCAATATTCCGCGATCGGCGCAGTCCAACTTACTGGTGATCAGTTTCGTTGGATTCCGGAATGATACAGTTAAAATAGGCGCAGAAAACGATTTGCAGGTGGTTTTGCAAAACGACCAGACCTTGAATGAGGTTGTGGTTCGTGGCAACACGTCAACGATCGACAGGCTTTCGCCGCACCAGACCGAGATTATTACCACCCGTGCACTGGCCAAAGCGGCCTGCTGTAATTTGTCCGAAAGTTTTGAAACCAATGCTTCGGTTTCTGTTTCTTATGCCGACGCTGTTACCGGCTCCAAGCAAATCCAGATGCTGGGATTGAACGGAACTTACATTCAGACCAACATTGAAAACATTCCTTCTATCCGTGGGCTGGCTTCCACTTTCGGGCTCAATTTTGTGCCGGGAACCTGGATTCAGTCAATTGATGTGGGTAAAGGCGCGGGTTCTGTTGTGAATGGTTATGAATCCATGACGGGCCAGATCAATGTTGAAATGCAGAAACCGGACAGCCGCGAAAAGCTTTATTTAAACACTTATATCAATAACTTCGGTCGCGCGGAAGTGAACCTGAACCTGGCAACACAACTAAACGAAAAGTGGAGCACGGGACTGCTGACGCACGCCAGCACATTGCGCAACCGGGTGGATAATAATAAGGATGGATTCCTTGATATGCCGCTTTATACACAATATAATGTGGTAAACCGCTGGAAATATCAGAGCGAAAGAGTGATGGCGCAGTTCGGTGTAAAAGCTTTGCTTGAAGATCGTTTGGGTGGTGAGAATGGTTTTGAAAAAGAGATGAAAGGCTCCGGTAATGTTTACGGTTTTGGCGCCAAAGTGAACCGTTACGAGTTCTTTTCCAAAATCGCACGGTTGTTTCCCGATAAGCCTTACAAAGGATTGGGTTTCATCATGAATGCCTCTCTGCATGATTCAAAGTCATTTTTTGGAATGAATAATTATGACGGAACACAAAAAACGCTGTACGGAAATCTGATCTATCAATCGATCATTGGCAACACCAATCATTCTTATAAAACCGGTCTGAGTTATCTGCTGGATAACTACAACGAACTTTACAAGGACATCCGGCTAGCCAGAAACGAGTCGGTTCCAGGGGCGTTTTTCGAGTATACTTACAATAACCTGGATAAGTTTGTACTCGTTGCGGGCGGCCGAGTTGATTTCCATAACCTTTACGGCACGCAATGGACGCCGCGCATGCATTTGAAATACAACCTGACGGACCAAACCACGCTTCGGGCCTCGGCAGGAAAAGGGTTCAGGGTTGCCAATCCGCTGGCAGAATATTACGGCAACCTGGTGAGTTCGCGCACTGTACAGTTCCGCGAAAGCATTCGTCCCGAAGTTTCCTGGAATTACGGAGCAAGTGTTACGCAGGAGTTCAAGATGGGTAATATGAGCGGGAATTTTATCATGGATTTTTATAGGACAAACTTTGAAAACCAGCTTGTAGCCGATATGGAAGATCCGCGTTACATCCGGTTTTATAATCTGGAAGGCGATGCTTACGCCAATAGTTTCCAGGCAGAGGCGAACTTGACACCCATTAAACGCCTTGAATTCAAGCTTGCTTACCGGCTTTTTGATGTAAAACAAACCATTCGGAATGTATACGACGAAAATGTGTTGCTGCCGAGAATGATGGTAAGCCGCGATCGGGTGCTTTTCAATGCCGGATATGCGCTGCCTTATGACAAATGGAAGTTTGATGCAACTATGCAATGGAATGGAAAACGGCGGATCCCGTACATGGGCCACGTTGACGAGCACCACGTTCCCGACAACCTGACATCGACAATGTCGCCGTCATTTTACAACTTCAATGCACAGGTTACGCGTACATTTCCCAAATGGGACATTTACCTTGGCGGAGAAAACCTGGCCAATTTCCGTCAGAAAAACCCGATTATGGGCGCTAATGATCCCTTCGGACAGAATTTTGACGCGGGAATGGCCTGGGGGCCTGTGGTAGGACGAATGATTTATGCGGGAATACGTTATAAAATAGTGAGATAA